A genomic segment from uncultured Marinifilum sp. encodes:
- a CDS encoding polysaccharide deacetylase family protein has product MKLRCLRPPAILKFLFPNFVWRYNSGHKKVYLTFDDGPIPESTPWTLNLLREKNVKATFFCVGDNVKKYPQLYQQIIKDGHAVGNHTFNHLRGWSQNTLKYVENVVLASDFIDSKLFRPPYGLIKRAQAKHLLAEYKIIMWDVLSGDYRQDITPERCYRDVMKKVRPGSILLFHNHVKADKNMRYTIPRLIDDLHEKGYEFEICK; this is encoded by the coding sequence ATGAAATTAAGATGCTTAAGACCTCCAGCGATATTAAAATTTTTGTTTCCAAATTTCGTATGGCGGTACAATTCCGGACATAAAAAAGTTTATTTAACTTTTGATGATGGACCAATTCCAGAGTCTACACCTTGGACTTTAAATCTGTTAAGAGAAAAAAATGTGAAAGCTACTTTTTTTTGTGTTGGCGATAATGTCAAAAAATATCCACAACTCTATCAGCAAATAATTAAGGATGGACATGCTGTGGGTAATCATACTTTCAATCATTTACGCGGCTGGAGTCAAAATACCTTAAAGTATGTCGAGAATGTTGTTCTCGCATCAGATTTTATCGATTCAAAATTGTTTAGGCCGCCTTACGGCCTAATAAAAAGAGCTCAGGCTAAACATTTATTAGCAGAATATAAAATTATAATGTGGGATGTGCTTAGTGGTGATTATCGACAGGATATTACACCAGAGAGATGTTATCGTGATGTAATGAAAAAGGTTCGTCCAGGCTCTATATTATTGTTTCATAATCATGTTAAAGCAGATAAGAATATGAGGTATACTATTCCCCGTTTAATTGATGATTTGCATGAAAAAGGTTACGAATTTGAAATTTGCAAATAG
- a CDS encoding DUF4114 domain-containing protein, with translation MKKYLLLLSMFLLVIYSCSDDNDNDLQQEQTDQINSAIKINNNTADLSSRVNYTDKLVIVNNLPEGSVKSVKTSPDIDLTKNYAFKLRAEVDAPKVGGEYVQATHVKIIDDMAFVSYNTKGPEYNGGVELFNISDENNPVLQAQALISDIDVSAVDYYDGKLYLAGAVDPESIGYVYNSPAILLQVEMSTSGQFLAITDTYDIPSYVATDVEVDENYIYVTSGSNGSLTILDHDFKLVNETVINDARSLGLNSDNIYVLEGETPQIKSFAKTDFSPLSPISVNGPVTIESKTEIDVNNEYILAALNEGGLDIRLLNGDLKEHIDRPVTPEDGLDEDYVTNSVALNEELLLIGNGGAGLYVGAMIEEENDDVTLLGNMDFNSSVNFVESRDNYIFVAAGTGGLKILTIEIDEGIPEDIIPTKPCETLIDNIIEMFPAGKNNIETHSDLFADGNNLILRLIKESPVYLTFIDEGAGWRNSLAYYTYDASTPPTSLDDVELNMLFPNVSKEGEGGGLTSGDRVQLGDEAFPENTVIGFCLIAKGWKNGATTDGVYSHYTNVEWNENNNQQHVLFIEDQCKDIVLCFEDVQLPGGDKDINDIIFAVTDNAEDNLVATAFDTTNIIVK, from the coding sequence ATGAAGAAATATTTACTTTTGTTAAGCATGTTTTTGCTTGTTATTTATTCCTGTTCAGATGATAATGACAATGATTTACAACAAGAACAAACAGATCAAATTAATTCAGCAATTAAAATTAACAATAATACTGCCGACTTAAGTTCCCGAGTGAACTATACCGATAAATTAGTTATTGTTAATAATTTACCCGAAGGTTCTGTAAAATCAGTAAAAACAAGTCCGGATATCGACTTGACAAAAAATTATGCCTTTAAATTAAGAGCAGAAGTTGACGCTCCTAAAGTTGGTGGAGAGTATGTTCAGGCAACACATGTAAAAATTATTGATGACATGGCTTTTGTATCCTACAATACAAAAGGACCTGAATACAATGGTGGCGTTGAACTCTTTAATATTAGTGACGAAAATAATCCTGTTTTACAGGCTCAAGCTCTAATTTCTGATATAGATGTTAGTGCTGTTGACTATTATGACGGAAAATTGTATTTAGCCGGAGCTGTAGATCCTGAATCTATTGGATATGTTTATAATTCTCCAGCCATATTACTACAAGTTGAAATGAGTACTTCAGGCCAATTCTTAGCCATTACAGATACTTATGATATCCCTTCTTATGTAGCAACAGATGTTGAAGTAGACGAAAACTACATTTATGTTACAAGTGGTTCTAACGGTTCATTAACAATATTAGATCATGATTTTAAACTAGTAAACGAAACTGTTATTAATGATGCTAGATCTTTAGGATTAAACAGCGATAATATTTATGTTTTAGAAGGTGAAACACCTCAAATTAAATCATTTGCAAAAACAGATTTTTCACCTTTGTCTCCTATTTCGGTTAATGGTCCGGTAACTATCGAATCGAAAACTGAAATTGATGTAAACAATGAATATATATTAGCTGCATTAAACGAAGGTGGATTAGATATTAGATTATTAAACGGTGATTTAAAAGAGCATATCGATAGACCTGTAACTCCGGAAGATGGCCTTGATGAAGATTATGTGACTAATTCTGTAGCCTTAAACGAAGAACTGCTACTTATTGGTAATGGTGGTGCCGGACTTTACGTTGGTGCTATGATTGAAGAAGAGAATGATGATGTAACTCTTTTAGGAAACATGGATTTTAATTCGTCGGTTAACTTTGTTGAATCAAGAGACAATTACATTTTTGTAGCAGCCGGAACTGGTGGATTAAAAATATTGACTATTGAAATTGACGAAGGTATTCCAGAGGATATTATTCCAACAAAGCCTTGTGAAACATTAATTGATAATATTATTGAAATGTTCCCAGCTGGAAAAAATAATATTGAAACACATTCCGACTTATTTGCAGATGGAAACAACTTGATTCTAAGATTAATTAAAGAATCGCCTGTTTATTTAACATTTATTGACGAAGGTGCTGGCTGGAGAAATTCATTGGCTTATTATACTTACGATGCATCAACACCGCCAACAAGCCTTGATGATGTTGAATTAAACATGCTTTTCCCTAATGTTTCTAAAGAAGGAGAAGGTGGAGGACTTACCTCGGGAGACCGTGTTCAACTTGGCGACGAAGCATTCCCAGAAAATACAGTTATAGGATTCTGCCTAATAGCTAAAGGATGGAAAAATGGAGCTACTACCGATGGTGTTTACAGCCACTACACTAACGTAGAATGGAATGAAAACAACAACCAGCAACATGTATTATTCATAGAAGATCAGTGTAAAGATATTGTTCTTTGCTTTGAAGATGTACAATTACCTGGAGGTGATAAAGACATTAACGACATAATATTTGCCGTTACCGATAATGCTGAAGACAACTTAGTTGCAACAGCATTCGACACTACAAATATCATTGTAAAATAA
- a CDS encoding lysylphosphatidylglycerol synthase transmembrane domain-containing protein translates to MSKNKPVNPKKLLHGVRPGRIIYPILFGLAAVIYMLTKEVDENTFSMIEFTWYSILWLFIALIMMMIRDLGYMARLRILTDRKFSWAKSFRIIMLWEFTSAVTPSAIGGTSVAILYLNKEGLKVGRSSAVVMSTSFLDELYFIIMFPLLILLLDVNQLFMINSSEHLLWLNSLLYFALGGYLIKLVYLIVLAYGLFRNPRGLKWLLLWIFKLPVLRKWKHGANKAGSDIIESSKELRTKPFVFWLKAFMATFWSWTARYWVVNAMLLAFLFQGYEFSEHIMIFARQLVMWIMMLVSPTPGGSGFSEWVFTQYLGDFLPSTGLAASMALIWRLISYYPYLFIGVYLLPRWIKKHF, encoded by the coding sequence ATGAGCAAAAACAAACCTGTTAATCCTAAAAAACTACTTCATGGTGTTCGTCCTGGTAGAATCATCTATCCAATACTATTTGGTTTAGCTGCTGTTATTTACATGCTTACGAAAGAAGTAGATGAAAATACTTTTTCGATGATTGAATTCACCTGGTACTCGATCTTATGGCTATTTATAGCTCTAATAATGATGATGATTCGGGATTTGGGGTATATGGCAAGACTTAGAATTTTAACTGATCGAAAATTTTCGTGGGCAAAATCGTTTCGCATTATTATGCTCTGGGAATTCACGTCTGCAGTTACTCCTTCGGCCATAGGAGGAACTTCTGTCGCTATTCTATATTTAAATAAGGAAGGTTTAAAAGTTGGTAGAAGTTCGGCAGTAGTAATGTCGACCTCTTTTCTCGACGAATTATACTTTATTATCATGTTTCCACTTCTAATTCTGCTTTTAGATGTTAATCAATTATTCATGATAAACTCCTCAGAACATTTATTATGGCTAAACTCTCTTTTATATTTCGCTTTAGGCGGATATCTTATAAAACTAGTCTATTTAATAGTATTGGCTTATGGCTTATTTCGAAATCCACGAGGCTTAAAATGGCTGCTTTTATGGATATTTAAATTACCGGTTTTGCGTAAATGGAAACATGGTGCAAACAAAGCAGGCAGCGACATTATTGAAAGCTCGAAAGAATTAAGAACAAAACCATTTGTATTCTGGCTAAAAGCATTTATGGCTACTTTTTGGTCTTGGACTGCCAGATATTGGGTTGTAAATGCCATGTTACTAGCTTTTCTGTTCCAAGGCTATGAATTCTCTGAACACATTATGATTTTTGCACGACAATTGGTTATGTGGATTATGATGCTGGTAAGTCCAACTCCGGGCGGAAGCGGATTCTCAGAATGGGTATTTACACAATATCTTGGTGATTTTTTACCATCGACAGGATTAGCTGCCAGCATGGCACTTATTTGGCGTCTCATATCTTATTATCCTTACTTGTTTATTGGTGTTTATCTACTTCCCCGCTGGATTAAAAAGCATTTTTAA
- a CDS encoding DUF2723 domain-containing protein: MSKYEKLNLIIGWISFSIAAIVYLLTIEPTVSFWDCGEFITSSYKLEIGHPPGAPFFMLLARMFSLFANGSENVALMINSLSALASAFTILFLFWTITHLAKKLIVKNANCSLTQIWIIMGSGFIGAMTYTVSDTFWFSAVEGEVYATSSLFTAVVFWCILKWENEVDKPFGNRWIILIAYLMGLSIGVHLLNLLAIPAIVMLYYFKKYKVSRKGVLKALILSVLLLGGVMYVIIPGIVKFAFLFDLFFVNIVGMPFNSGLLIFIIILIAGIFWGINYTIKTKKVIANTILMAFAVILIGYSSYALIMIRSAANPSLDQNNPEDLYSLLSYLNREQYGETPLVYGQYFNAPLNNEKNFTRDKNIYIKKDGKYVVSYVKTKANYSSSHKTLFPRMHSRGMSGRNPEEYAKWTGLIANQNEKPSFVQNLDFFFSYQLNYMYIRYFMWNFAGRQSDHQSYGGAIQGNWISGISFIDNMRLGDQSLRSKQMKNNKANNKYYFFPLLLGLMGFLYHYRKTKVGQFDFWVVLLLFLFTGLAIVLYLNQTPLQPRERDYAYAGSFYAFAIWIGLGFVAFLKLVQKFIKQEKIAIPLVFIVCLLTVPVLMAQQNWDDHDRSNRYLARDLAYNYLNSCKPNAILFTMGDNDTFPLWYLQEVEGIRTDVRVCNLSYLSTDWYIDQMKQKNYDSDPLPISLKREKYLYGTRDVAYLYKDPRLTAYVDKNGGLDLSVAMEYLMSDEKSTKEIYGYEEEIEYFPASKFRFKIDKHQVLESNTICKKDSALIEDYLHWELKGNFIEKSGLIVYDILQHNNWKRPVYFAVTVPENGYYGLNQYFQLEGFAYRLIPVKTENKGMHTGRVNTNLMYDNMIHKFKWTNINNPDVYMDENSSRLMLSIRNNFLRLASSLLDQGKRDSAVFVLDKSRNLISDDVVKMDYIGVLMAKAYYRANENAKAKGLIEIISTRLIDELDYYSTISPKSISEFPNQQNRNLYLMQELYDITAEYDREELSKKIEIEFKRLLKNYRGE; encoded by the coding sequence ATGAGCAAGTATGAAAAACTTAACCTTATTATAGGTTGGATTTCTTTTTCCATAGCTGCTATTGTTTATTTATTAACGATAGAACCAACAGTTAGCTTCTGGGATTGTGGTGAGTTTATTACTTCATCCTATAAGTTGGAAATAGGTCATCCGCCTGGAGCACCTTTTTTTATGTTGCTTGCAAGAATGTTTTCTCTTTTTGCCAATGGCAGCGAGAATGTTGCGTTAATGATAAATAGCTTATCGGCATTAGCCAGTGCATTTACCATTTTATTCTTGTTCTGGACAATTACACATCTTGCCAAAAAGCTAATTGTAAAAAATGCGAACTGTTCTCTTACCCAAATTTGGATAATTATGGGTAGTGGTTTTATAGGAGCGATGACTTATACTGTTTCCGATACCTTTTGGTTTTCGGCTGTCGAAGGGGAGGTATATGCTACATCATCCTTATTTACCGCAGTGGTTTTTTGGTGCATTCTAAAATGGGAAAACGAAGTAGATAAACCCTTTGGCAACCGTTGGATAATTCTTATTGCCTACCTAATGGGCTTGTCAATTGGAGTTCATTTGCTCAATTTACTCGCCATACCGGCAATTGTGATGCTATATTATTTTAAGAAATATAAAGTCTCGCGCAAAGGTGTTTTAAAAGCTTTAATTTTGTCGGTTTTGCTATTGGGCGGAGTAATGTATGTTATTATTCCAGGTATTGTAAAGTTTGCTTTTTTATTCGATTTGTTCTTTGTAAATATTGTTGGTATGCCTTTTAATTCGGGTTTACTGATATTTATAATAATACTTATTGCTGGAATTTTTTGGGGAATTAATTATACTATAAAGACTAAAAAAGTTATTGCCAATACCATTTTAATGGCTTTTGCAGTTATTTTAATAGGGTATTCGTCTTATGCTTTAATCATGATTCGTTCTGCAGCTAACCCAAGTCTCGATCAGAATAATCCGGAAGATTTATATTCTCTTTTATCTTATTTAAATAGAGAGCAGTATGGTGAAACTCCTTTGGTATACGGACAATATTTTAATGCTCCTTTAAATAATGAAAAGAACTTTACCAGAGATAAAAATATCTATATAAAGAAAGATGGAAAATATGTAGTTTCTTATGTGAAAACAAAAGCTAATTATAGCAGTTCGCATAAAACTTTATTTCCCCGAATGCATTCACGAGGAATGAGTGGTAGAAACCCTGAAGAATATGCCAAATGGACTGGTTTAATTGCCAATCAGAACGAAAAGCCAAGCTTTGTTCAGAATCTCGATTTCTTTTTTTCTTATCAGCTTAATTACATGTATATACGTTATTTTATGTGGAATTTTGCTGGTCGTCAGTCCGATCATCAGTCTTATGGTGGTGCAATTCAGGGCAACTGGATTTCTGGAATTTCGTTTATTGATAACATGCGTTTGGGCGATCAAAGCTTAAGGTCGAAGCAGATGAAAAATAATAAGGCAAATAATAAATATTACTTTTTTCCTTTGCTTTTAGGTCTTATGGGATTTCTTTATCATTATAGAAAAACTAAAGTTGGGCAATTCGACTTTTGGGTTGTTTTGCTCTTGTTTCTGTTTACAGGATTAGCAATTGTCTTGTATTTAAATCAAACACCTTTACAGCCACGCGAACGCGATTATGCTTATGCCGGATCGTTTTACGCTTTTGCCATTTGGATTGGTTTAGGATTTGTTGCGTTTTTAAAATTAGTACAGAAATTTATTAAACAGGAAAAAATTGCAATTCCATTAGTTTTTATTGTTTGTTTATTGACAGTACCAGTATTAATGGCTCAACAAAATTGGGACGATCATGATCGGTCGAATCGTTATTTAGCGAGGGATTTAGCATATAATTATTTAAATTCCTGCAAGCCAAATGCAATTCTTTTTACCATGGGCGATAATGATACCTTTCCGCTTTGGTATTTGCAAGAGGTTGAGGGCATAAGAACCGATGTGCGGGTTTGTAATTTGAGTTACTTATCTACCGATTGGTATATCGACCAAATGAAACAAAAAAACTACGATTCTGATCCTTTGCCCATATCTTTAAAAAGAGAAAAATATTTGTATGGAACCCGCGATGTAGCTTATTTGTACAAGGATCCACGCTTAACTGCTTATGTAGATAAAAATGGAGGCCTTGATTTAAGTGTTGCCATGGAATATTTAATGAGCGATGAGAAAAGCACAAAAGAAATATATGGATATGAGGAGGAAATTGAATATTTCCCAGCTAGTAAATTCCGATTTAAAATAGATAAGCATCAGGTTTTAGAAAGCAATACAATTTGTAAGAAAGATTCGGCTCTTATAGAGGATTATTTACATTGGGAATTAAAGGGAAATTTTATTGAGAAAAGCGGTCTTATAGTTTATGACATTCTGCAGCATAACAACTGGAAAAGACCTGTTTACTTTGCAGTTACTGTTCCTGAAAATGGATATTATGGTCTTAATCAGTATTTTCAGTTGGAAGGATTCGCTTACCGTTTAATTCCCGTTAAAACCGAAAATAAAGGCATGCATACAGGTAGGGTTAATACCAATTTAATGTATGATAATATGATACATAAATTTAAGTGGACAAATATTAACAATCCTGATGTTTATATGGACGAGAATAGCTCTCGTTTAATGCTTAGTATACGTAATAACTTTTTGAGATTGGCAAGTTCTTTACTCGATCAGGGAAAACGTGATTCTGCTGTTTTTGTTCTCGATAAAAGTAGAAATTTGATCTCTGATGATGTTGTTAAAATGGACTATATTGGTGTTTTAATGGCAAAGGCTTATTATCGAGCAAACGAAAATGCTAAGGCAAAAGGCTTAATCGAAATAATATCAACAAGATTAATTGATGAATTGGATTATTATTCAACAATAAGTCCAAAATCGATTTCTGAGTTTCCTAATCAGCAGAATCGAAACTTGTATTTAATGCAGGAATTGTATGATATTACTGCCGAATATGATAGAGAAGAGTTAAGTAAAAAGATTGAAATAGAATTTAAACGATTATTGAAGAATTATAGAGGGGAATAA
- the purD gene encoding phosphoribosylamine--glycine ligase has translation MKVLLLGSGGREHAFAWKFNQSEKLEKLFVAPGNAGTAEIAENIDLDPNDFPKIKEFVLANKIDMVVVGPEDPLVNGIHDFFLADDQIKNIPVIGPEKLGAQLEGSKDFAKEFMFRHDIPTAQYKSITKDNIEEGYLFLESLKAPYVLKADGLAAGKGVLIINDLDEAKTSLKEMLGGMFGEAGNRVVIEEFLSGIELSVFVLTDGKSYKTLAEAKDYKRIGEGDTGLNTGGMGAISPVPFAKGGFMQKVEERVIVPTIKGLQKDNIPFKGFVFIGLMNVEGDPYVIEYNVRMGDPETEVILPRVKSDLLDLMDAVSKQELHKADFEMDSRTVTTVMLVSGGYPENYEKGKVITNLNKVEGSIVFHAGTCNSGSNVLTNGGRVISVSSYGETMEAALALSFKNADIINYEGKYFRRDIGFDL, from the coding sequence ATGAAAGTACTTCTTTTGGGGTCTGGAGGCCGAGAGCATGCATTTGCATGGAAATTTAATCAAAGCGAAAAATTAGAAAAGCTATTTGTAGCTCCTGGTAATGCGGGAACTGCCGAAATAGCCGAAAATATAGATTTAGATCCTAACGATTTTCCTAAAATTAAGGAATTTGTACTGGCGAATAAAATCGATATGGTAGTTGTGGGACCTGAAGATCCGTTGGTAAACGGAATTCATGATTTTTTTCTTGCTGATGATCAAATTAAAAATATTCCTGTGATCGGACCTGAGAAATTGGGTGCACAATTAGAGGGAAGTAAAGATTTTGCAAAGGAATTTATGTTTCGTCATGATATTCCTACTGCACAATATAAAAGTATCACTAAGGATAATATAGAAGAAGGATATCTGTTTTTAGAATCACTAAAAGCGCCTTATGTACTTAAGGCCGATGGATTAGCTGCAGGAAAAGGTGTTCTTATTATTAATGATTTAGATGAGGCTAAAACTTCTTTAAAAGAGATGCTGGGTGGTATGTTTGGAGAAGCTGGAAACAGAGTTGTAATAGAAGAATTTTTATCAGGAATTGAATTGTCGGTATTTGTTTTAACCGATGGAAAAAGTTATAAAACACTAGCCGAAGCTAAAGATTACAAACGTATTGGCGAAGGAGATACGGGCCTAAATACGGGAGGAATGGGTGCTATCTCGCCAGTGCCATTTGCTAAAGGTGGTTTTATGCAAAAGGTAGAGGAACGTGTAATTGTTCCTACTATTAAGGGTTTGCAGAAAGATAATATTCCATTTAAAGGATTCGTTTTTATTGGATTAATGAATGTTGAGGGAGATCCTTATGTTATTGAATACAATGTACGAATGGGAGATCCTGAAACAGAGGTAATTTTGCCGAGAGTAAAATCTGATTTGCTTGACCTGATGGATGCTGTTTCTAAACAAGAACTTCATAAGGCCGATTTTGAAATGGACTCTAGAACTGTAACAACGGTAATGTTAGTTTCGGGTGGATATCCAGAGAATTATGAAAAAGGAAAAGTAATTACTAATCTTAATAAAGTTGAGGGAAGTATTGTTTTTCATGCTGGAACATGCAATTCTGGTTCGAATGTGCTAACAAATGGTGGGCGTGTTATTTCAGTAAGTTCCTATGGAGAAACTATGGAAGCAGCTTTGGCATTATCGTTTAAAAATGCAGATATAATTAATTACGAAGGAAAATATTTCCGTAGAGATATTGGATTTGACTTATAA
- a CDS encoding amino acid permease, with amino-acid sequence MSLESTKLKFGTAPVFFTAISTILGAILFLRFGYAVGTLGFWGVIFIILLGHAVTIPTAFAISEIATNKRVEGGGEYFIISRSFGLNIGATIGLALFMSQAISVAFYVIAFTEAFEPVFNWVKEVYGYNLPRQAVSVPAMFVLSALILKKGANLGVKALYVVVAILFFSLILFFLGKTEYSSISNFNLWNADFRNTDNFFIVFAIIFPAFTGMTAGVGLSGDLKNPSKSIPLGTASATLIGMIIYFFIVYKLAGSASSADLVEHQLIMSKIALGGAIIIPLGLAASTISSALGSVMVAPRTLQALSIDKSFPSKGLNRWLAKGRESDNEPINASLVTCIIAMVFVIMGDVNAVAEIISMFFMLTYGALCLISFLNHFGSSPSYRPSFKSKWLLSLIGFFISIWVMFKINTLYAFSAVVLMSLIYLFINRYHRHRNGLESIFLNSLYQLNRNMQVFLQKAGKRKVREWRPSAICISKDSFERDTAFKLLNWISYKYGFGTYLHRIEGYYSKSTYQQSQDELDKLINSFDKIENHVYVDTIISPSYTSAIAQAIQLPGIAGMENNMVIFEFDKENPEKLDLIIENYSLARAGNFDFCILGSSPRKFNYKSNIHVWIKSSDTDNANLMILLSFIIGGHPDWRKADIKIFDICKQEQAEETRKQLDELVVSGRLPINNSNIEIILEQEEVASRDIINQKSADAGLTILGFRGETLKNQKSDLFTGYDKLGNVLFINANSRKVID; translated from the coding sequence ATGTCATTAGAATCTACAAAACTAAAATTTGGTACGGCTCCTGTATTTTTTACTGCGATATCTACAATATTAGGGGCAATTTTATTTTTACGTTTTGGATATGCGGTTGGGACATTAGGTTTTTGGGGTGTAATATTTATTATTTTACTAGGGCATGCAGTTACAATTCCTACGGCATTTGCCATTTCCGAAATAGCAACCAATAAAAGAGTAGAAGGTGGAGGTGAGTATTTTATAATTTCCCGATCGTTTGGTTTAAACATAGGAGCTACCATAGGTCTAGCCTTATTTATGTCGCAAGCCATAAGTGTGGCATTTTATGTTATTGCTTTTACCGAGGCTTTCGAACCCGTTTTTAATTGGGTAAAAGAGGTATATGGATATAATTTGCCAAGGCAGGCAGTTAGTGTACCGGCTATGTTTGTTTTATCGGCATTAATTTTAAAAAAAGGTGCAAATTTAGGGGTTAAGGCTCTTTATGTTGTGGTTGCCATTTTATTTTTCTCCTTAATTCTGTTTTTTCTGGGGAAAACGGAGTATTCTAGCATAAGTAATTTTAATTTGTGGAATGCGGATTTTCGAAATACAGATAACTTTTTTATTGTTTTTGCAATAATATTTCCAGCATTTACTGGAATGACAGCTGGAGTTGGTTTGTCGGGAGATTTAAAAAATCCATCGAAATCTATTCCTTTGGGAACTGCATCTGCAACTTTAATAGGAATGATTATTTATTTTTTTATTGTTTATAAGTTAGCAGGTTCGGCTAGTAGTGCCGATTTGGTAGAGCATCAATTAATCATGTCGAAAATTGCACTTGGAGGAGCAATTATTATTCCACTAGGTTTGGCTGCTTCTACAATTTCATCAGCATTAGGATCGGTAATGGTAGCACCAAGAACATTGCAGGCTTTATCTATCGATAAATCTTTTCCATCTAAGGGCTTAAATCGATGGTTGGCAAAAGGTCGTGAGTCGGATAATGAGCCTATTAACGCTTCCTTGGTAACTTGTATTATAGCCATGGTATTTGTAATAATGGGTGATGTAAATGCAGTTGCCGAAATTATTTCCATGTTTTTTATGCTTACTTACGGTGCACTTTGTTTGATCTCTTTTCTGAATCATTTTGGATCTTCACCAAGTTATCGACCTTCTTTTAAATCGAAATGGCTACTATCCTTAATCGGATTTTTTATTTCCATCTGGGTAATGTTTAAAATAAATACATTGTATGCTTTTAGCGCTGTGGTATTAATGTCGTTAATATATTTGTTTATCAACCGTTATCACAGGCATAGAAATGGATTAGAGTCGATATTTCTAAATTCGTTATATCAGTTAAACAGAAATATGCAGGTATTTTTGCAAAAAGCAGGAAAAAGAAAAGTTCGTGAATGGAGACCAAGTGCCATTTGTATTTCGAAAGATTCGTTCGAGAGAGATACAGCATTTAAATTATTAAACTGGATATCTTACAAATATGGTTTTGGAACCTATCTGCATCGAATAGAAGGCTATTATTCGAAATCTACATATCAGCAATCGCAAGATGAGTTGGATAAATTAATTAACAGTTTCGACAAAATTGAAAATCATGTTTATGTTGATACCATTATTTCACCTTCGTATACCTCGGCAATTGCGCAGGCTATACAATTGCCAGGAATTGCAGGAATGGAGAACAATATGGTAATTTTTGAATTTGATAAAGAAAATCCTGAAAAATTAGATCTCATTATAGAAAATTATTCCTTGGCAAGAGCTGGAAATTTCGATTTTTGTATTTTGGGAAGTTCGCCACGCAAGTTTAATTATAAAAGCAATATCCATGTCTGGATTAAATCATCGGATACCGATAATGCTAATTTAATGATATTGCTAAGTTTTATAATTGGAGGGCATCCCGATTGGAGAAAAGCCGATATTAAAATTTTTGATATTTGTAAGCAAGAACAAGCCGAAGAAACTCGTAAACAGCTAGATGAATTGGTGGTGTCGGGACGATTACCAATTAATAATTCCAATATCGAGATTATTTTGGAACAGGAAGAAGTTGCTTCTCGTGATATAATTAATCAAAAATCGGCTGATGCCGGATTAACCATTCTTGGTTTTAGGGGAGAGACTTTAAAAAATCAAAAATCAGATTTATTTACCGGCTACGATAAGTTAGGTAATGTGCTGTTTATTAATGCCAATAGCAGGAAGGTGATTGATTAA